In Bacteroidia bacterium, one genomic interval encodes:
- a CDS encoding kelch repeat-containing protein, with the protein MLSIQSFATYVWTQKATFPGVARIELASFSIGVNGYIACGIGSNVKFNDCWQWNSTSNVWTQMASLPSMARYGCSGFSINSKGYVVCGWNAPGQQLNELWEFSPVSNSWMLKASFPGSARYTASAFVINDIAYVGLGYQPYTNDFYKYDGITDTWTQISNFPGVPRQNASGFAVNGKGYVVGGHVDPSTDLNDLYEYDPVTDVWTNKAPLFSNGRFGASAFAFNNLGFYGMGGTYQVNFNDFYEYNPLNDVWTSIPSISGIARKSTGEFSIGNAGYVYGGNYLNGTFSNDLWELSDVTSIKPSKGFVASVYYHISTSELVVNTNLDRETYLYIYDVNGKIIADYNIKAGQKVSTLLLSLDAGLYFYNLGDFKSGKFVVS; encoded by the coding sequence ATGTTATCCATACAGAGTTTTGCAACTTATGTTTGGACACAAAAAGCAACGTTTCCCGGGGTGGCACGAATAGAACTTGCTTCATTTTCTATAGGAGTAAATGGTTATATAGCATGTGGAATTGGCTCCAATGTCAAATTCAATGATTGCTGGCAGTGGAATTCAACCTCTAATGTTTGGACACAGATGGCATCATTGCCATCCATGGCACGATATGGATGTAGTGGTTTTTCAATTAATAGTAAAGGGTATGTTGTTTGTGGTTGGAATGCTCCGGGTCAACAGCTAAATGAATTATGGGAGTTTTCACCGGTATCTAACAGCTGGATGTTAAAAGCAAGTTTTCCGGGTTCTGCTCGTTATACTGCATCAGCATTTGTAATAAATGATATTGCTTATGTCGGTTTGGGCTATCAGCCCTATACAAATGATTTTTATAAGTATGATGGCATTACTGATACATGGACACAAATTTCGAATTTTCCAGGAGTACCCCGGCAAAATGCCAGCGGTTTTGCAGTTAATGGTAAAGGTTATGTAGTTGGCGGTCATGTTGACCCAAGTACTGATTTAAACGACCTTTACGAATATGACCCTGTAACAGATGTATGGACTAATAAAGCACCTCTGTTTTCTAATGGAAGGTTTGGCGCAAGCGCATTTGCTTTTAACAATCTTGGATTTTATGGTATGGGAGGCACATATCAGGTTAATTTTAATGATTTTTACGAATATAATCCTCTGAACGATGTATGGACATCTATTCCTTCAATTTCTGGAATAGCACGTAAAAGTACCGGAGAGTTCAGCATTGGAAATGCAGGTTACGTATATGGAGGGAATTATCTGAATGGTACTTTTTCAAACGATCTTTGGGAGCTTTCTGATGTTACCTCAATAAAACCTTCTAAGGGGTTTGTAGCTTCTGTATACTATCATATTTCAACATCTGAACTGGTAGTAAATACAAATCTTGATAGAGAGACTTATCTTTACATTTATGATGTCAATGGTAAGATAATTGCCGATTATAATATTAAGGCCGGTCAAAAAGTATCTACACTATTATTGTCATTGGATGCAGGTTTATATTTTTACAACCTTGGAGATTTTAAGTCGGGCAAGTTTGTTGTTAGTTGA
- a CDS encoding histidinol-phosphate transaminase, translating into MTGNTKLFDVDEEILTKKFLQLKNEAGSHSPSIFTFKQKLPELNIKIDACFLSNPYATDLFLNYFTQEIIETGRIRELLEFYPSQNQVIAEIIANFLHINSNSVFIGNGAIEIIQAVIHNFVRKKIVINIPTFSSYYEFVKDDIEVIYNKLEKEDKYHLNINKYVEFIKSNRPDTIVIINPNNPDGGYIEHNDIRKILDNVKDVENVIIDESFIHFAYEDDSFNPINTANLLSEYSNLIIIKSMSKDFGIAGIRAGYAIMSPDKIKTLLQNGYLWNSNGLSEYFFRLYARTDFANDYNQARVKYIQETIEFINELCAIEGLTVYPSRANFVLLELNNGLKADDFVTALLIKYGIYVRTCSDKIGLEGEYIRLASRTREENTYIIQSLKDFFKTGK; encoded by the coding sequence ATGACCGGAAATACAAAGCTATTTGATGTTGATGAGGAAATATTAACAAAAAAATTTCTTCAGTTAAAAAATGAAGCAGGATCACATTCGCCAAGCATCTTTACATTCAAACAAAAATTACCTGAATTAAATATCAAAATTGATGCCTGTTTTTTATCCAATCCATATGCTACAGATTTGTTTCTGAATTATTTCACTCAGGAGATTATTGAAACAGGACGAATAAGAGAACTACTTGAATTTTATCCATCACAAAATCAGGTTATTGCTGAAATCATTGCTAATTTTTTACATATCAATTCCAACTCCGTATTCATAGGCAATGGTGCTATTGAAATTATTCAGGCAGTTATACACAACTTTGTAAGAAAGAAGATAGTGATAAATATCCCTACATTCTCCTCTTATTACGAATTTGTTAAAGACGATATTGAGGTAATCTACAACAAACTTGAAAAAGAAGATAAGTATCATTTAAACATCAACAAGTATGTTGAATTTATTAAAAGCAACAGACCTGATACTATTGTTATCATAAATCCAAATAATCCGGATGGCGGCTATATCGAGCATAATGATATCAGAAAAATATTAGACAATGTAAAAGATGTTGAAAATGTTATTATAGACGAAAGTTTCATTCATTTTGCATATGAAGATGATTCCTTTAATCCAATAAATACAGCAAATTTACTTTCTGAATATTCAAATTTGATCATAATCAAAAGCATGTCTAAAGATTTTGGAATTGCAGGAATTCGTGCAGGATATGCTATTATGTCGCCTGACAAAATTAAAACGTTACTCCAAAACGGGTATTTGTGGAACAGTAATGGACTTAGCGAATATTTTTTCCGATTGTATGCTAGAACAGATTTTGCCAACGACTACAATCAGGCTCGTGTAAAATATATTCAAGAAACAATAGAATTTATTAATGAGCTCTGCGCAATTGAAGGACTTACCGTTTATCCGTCAAGAGCTAATTTCGTTCTTCTGGAATTAAATAATGGGCTAAAGGCCGATGACTTTGTTACAGCACTATTAATCAAATATGGTATCTACGTAAGAACATGTAGTGATAAAATAGGACTTGAAGGAGAGTATATAAGGCTCGCATCACGTACCAGAGAAGAAAACACCTATATCATCCAGTCTTTAAAAGATTTTTTCAAAACAGGCAAATAA
- a CDS encoding polysaccharide deacetylase family protein, protein MRLIKTIARNYVFPFLTQTGLVKVIASNASGNRIIVMFHGVVKQTDFELSVNHISCIDFERQIKYYSENFKIVSLSDIFNSWHEGDVKERLMAITFDDGYENNYTNAFPILQKYQAPATIFVVTKILESLDYVLWYDLIDLVKQKVSIDFFKNKAHLLSESRREIIANSVNWNQLKDGMKKLDTKEKELILQRHDPQIIQTLCQGNKEYRNVLNKNQMLEMIESGLVEIGSHTHNHPNLDQISIEEAKIEIEYSKKLIEQTLNYKVKSVAFPDGAYNESVKKLCLDAGFKNLLAVDYKLPSDQSDISILPRYCVSNTTTVESNIVQIYNSFRKKGF, encoded by the coding sequence GTGAGATTGATTAAAACAATTGCAAGAAACTATGTTTTTCCATTTTTAACCCAAACAGGATTAGTAAAAGTTATTGCCTCCAATGCATCAGGCAACAGAATCATTGTGATGTTTCATGGTGTTGTTAAACAAACTGATTTTGAATTGTCTGTAAATCATATTTCCTGTATAGATTTTGAGAGACAGATAAAATACTATTCCGAAAATTTTAAAATAGTTTCGTTAAGCGATATTTTTAATTCTTGGCATGAGGGTGATGTTAAAGAAAGATTGATGGCTATAACATTTGATGATGGTTATGAGAATAACTACACCAATGCATTTCCCATACTCCAAAAATACCAAGCACCTGCTACGATTTTTGTGGTAACAAAAATACTGGAGTCTCTTGATTATGTATTATGGTATGACCTGATTGATTTGGTAAAGCAAAAAGTAAGTATTGATTTTTTTAAAAACAAAGCTCATTTGCTGTCTGAGAGTAGAAGAGAAATAATAGCCAATTCAGTTAACTGGAATCAGTTAAAAGATGGAATGAAGAAGTTGGATACAAAAGAAAAGGAATTGATTCTGCAGAGGCATGACCCCCAAATTATTCAAACATTATGTCAGGGGAATAAGGAGTATAGAAACGTACTTAATAAGAATCAAATGCTTGAGATGATAGAATCAGGATTGGTTGAGATTGGGTCGCATACACACAATCATCCAAACCTTGACCAGATAAGTATTGAAGAAGCGAAAATTGAAATTGAATATTCAAAAAAACTAATAGAGCAAACATTAAATTATAAAGTAAAATCCGTAGCCTTTCCTGACGGAGCCTATAATGAATCAGTAAAGAAACTTTGTCTCGATGCAGGTTTTAAAAATCTTCTTGCTGTTGATTATAAATTACCATCTGACCAAAGCGATATAAGCATTTTGCCCCGATATTGTGTCAGCAATACCACTACTGTCGAGTCAAATATTGTACAGATTTATAATTCTTTTAGAAAAAAAGGGTTTTAA
- a CDS encoding DNRLRE domain-containing protein — protein MMKISKILVLIVTISSVVEVNAQTFSWKQKATLPGLSRWGAYKFVIGNLGFVGGGYHNSSLTDFWQYNPINNVWTQMSNCPIATRTAGSFSIAGYGYVVGGIVSPGSNITNSMYQYNPSNNTWLQKASYPGIPIFGAASFAIAGKGYYGVGNAGVATGPYYNDFYEYDPVNDSWTQKAQFPGAGRYGVHGVATSNYGYVGFGLDENTGLFYKDWYQYNPATNMWIQKQDYPFILSNPSSFYINNKIYLGTGHIDTSVYDFIYSYDETANTWTPEPTFIGSGRWCAFGFAINNIGYLGTGTDLGGTNTYDDFYEFSPDSLQDSVLCLTLKPNSDGGKDIHVLSGLPNTNVDPHQEFVFCGWTCQGSPCNDRALIQFNMSVIPANATLISATLGLHANPSPIVIPTANYGSNNAFLIRRVTSPWSESTVTWNTQPTTTTQNEVLVPQSTSSGQSYLNLDVTALVNDMRNDPQNSFGFMMRLVNEIPYNGRDFASSDHPDSTKWPSITYCFIIPTGINNLQESQAYFKVTPTVFTDKISVEFLALSKKVQFEILDISGKVIFRKVVDGVPNKYQKLDVYENECSSALRNGVYLVRLISNDIVMTKRIVRLN, from the coding sequence ATGATGAAAATAAGTAAAATTTTAGTACTGATTGTAACAATATCATCTGTTGTTGAAGTGAATGCACAAACTTTTTCATGGAAACAAAAAGCTACTTTACCCGGGTTAAGCCGGTGGGGAGCCTATAAATTTGTCATTGGCAATTTAGGCTTTGTTGGCGGAGGATATCACAATAGCAGTCTGACTGATTTTTGGCAATACAATCCAATAAACAATGTTTGGACACAAATGAGTAATTGCCCCATAGCAACACGCACTGCAGGTTCTTTTTCAATAGCAGGATATGGTTATGTTGTTGGCGGAATTGTTTCTCCCGGCTCTAACATTACCAATAGTATGTATCAATACAATCCTTCCAATAATACATGGCTGCAAAAAGCATCTTATCCCGGTATTCCAATTTTTGGTGCTGCTTCTTTTGCAATAGCAGGAAAAGGATACTACGGAGTGGGTAATGCCGGTGTTGCAACAGGACCTTACTATAATGATTTTTATGAGTATGATCCTGTGAATGATTCATGGACACAAAAGGCTCAGTTTCCGGGTGCCGGTCGTTATGGTGTTCATGGTGTAGCTACTTCAAACTATGGTTATGTTGGTTTTGGTTTAGATGAAAATACAGGTCTTTTTTATAAGGACTGGTATCAGTATAATCCTGCTACAAATATGTGGATTCAAAAACAGGATTATCCTTTTATACTTTCAAATCCATCTTCTTTTTACATCAATAATAAAATATATTTGGGTACAGGACATATAGATACGTCTGTCTATGACTTTATCTATAGTTATGATGAAACAGCCAATACATGGACTCCGGAGCCTACGTTTATTGGGAGTGGCAGATGGTGTGCTTTTGGCTTTGCAATTAATAATATTGGCTATTTGGGTACTGGGACAGATTTAGGTGGAACAAATACTTATGATGATTTTTATGAGTTTTCACCTGATTCCCTACAAGATTCAGTGTTATGTTTGACATTGAAACCAAATAGTGATGGAGGAAAAGATATTCACGTTCTAAGTGGCTTGCCAAATACAAATGTTGACCCTCATCAGGAATTTGTATTCTGTGGCTGGACATGTCAAGGCTCACCATGTAATGACAGGGCACTTATACAGTTTAATATGTCTGTAATACCTGCAAATGCAACTTTAATAAGTGCCACCTTAGGTCTCCATGCCAACCCCAGTCCGATTGTAATACCTACGGCCAATTATGGCAGTAACAATGCTTTTCTAATTCGGAGAGTGACAAGCCCATGGAGCGAAAGTACGGTGACGTGGAATACACAACCAACAACTACAACACAGAATGAAGTGTTAGTTCCACAGTCAACATCATCCGGGCAAAGCTACCTTAATCTTGATGTAACGGCTTTGGTAAACGATATGAGAAACGACCCACAAAATTCTTTTGGCTTTATGATGCGCTTGGTAAATGAAATCCCCTATAATGGACGTGATTTTGCCTCGAGCGATCATCCTGATTCTACAAAGTGGCCAAGCATTACCTATTGTTTTATCATACCGACAGGCATCAATAACCTACAGGAGTCACAAGCCTACTTTAAAGTCACGCCTACGGTTTTTACTGATAAAATCAGTGTTGAGTTTTTAGCGTTGTCTAAAAAAGTGCAATTTGAAATTTTGGATATTTCCGGAAAAGTAATTTTTAGAAAAGTTGTTGATGGTGTCCCCAATAAATATCAAAAATTGGATGTTTACGAAAACGAGTGTAGTAGTGCTTTGAGGAATGGCGTGTATCTTGTGCGCCTTATAAGTAATGACATTGTAATGACAAAAAGAATAGTCAGGTTAAATTAA
- a CDS encoding T9SS type A sorting domain-containing protein, with protein sequence MKKFLLYFNLLALMCLVLEAQGQKENFIWCFGNHAGIDFRTNPPSFLNGTINNSLDNTSSISDSAGNLLFYTDGVNVYSANGSIMPGGVPLMGSSNGGQCALIVPRPGSNLYYVFTVDQYHNNKGCRYSIVDMSLNSGSGAIISSNNLLFTPSTEKLEAVYNCNGNYFWIITHPWGSNEFYVYKLDASGLIAMPVVSQVGSVHANAFNNAMGQMTLSPDKQRLACAIYDDGLIELFDFDINTGILSNAITLTGFVHPWGIAFSSNSQMLYYTTWYTTDIHQLNVSLVNSTSILNSKVNIGTVSGPGTQGYYAGYMQLAPDDKIYIASFDDNFLGVINNPNAQGNAALLVDNGFYLPGAVCNVGICRSVSNYCEETAVSEFAYQNSVSLYSLTEPTSLVLKNNSHTTLSKLTLKIYNALGQEVYDEKIEQLNSSYLVNCHLQGSIYFVSLENQKAYFRFKILLN encoded by the coding sequence ATGAAAAAATTTTTACTTTATTTCAACCTCTTGGCGTTGATGTGTTTGGTGTTGGAGGCGCAAGGGCAGAAAGAAAATTTTATATGGTGTTTTGGAAATCATGCAGGAATAGATTTTAGAACCAATCCACCATCGTTCCTTAATGGAACAATAAATAATAGTTTAGATAACACATCATCTATCTCGGATTCTGCAGGTAATTTGTTGTTTTATACAGATGGCGTAAACGTTTACAGTGCCAATGGAAGTATTATGCCTGGCGGAGTACCTTTGATGGGTAGTAGCAATGGTGGGCAATGTGCATTAATAGTGCCACGCCCCGGAAGCAATTTATACTATGTTTTTACGGTAGATCAGTATCACAACAATAAGGGCTGCAGGTATAGTATTGTTGACATGAGTTTGAATAGCGGCAGCGGAGCAATAATTTCCAGCAATAATTTATTGTTTACTCCTTCAACAGAAAAATTGGAAGCTGTTTATAATTGCAACGGCAATTATTTTTGGATCATTACCCATCCTTGGGGCTCCAATGAGTTTTATGTATATAAATTAGATGCAAGCGGCTTAATAGCTATGCCGGTTGTCAGTCAGGTGGGCAGTGTTCATGCCAATGCTTTTAACAATGCCATGGGACAAATGACTTTGTCGCCTGACAAACAGCGGTTGGCATGTGCCATTTATGATGACGGACTGATTGAGCTTTTTGATTTTGATATAAACACAGGTATTCTTTCCAATGCCATCACTTTAACCGGGTTTGTGCATCCATGGGGTATTGCATTTTCATCTAACAGTCAGATGCTATATTATACAACTTGGTACACTACAGATATTCATCAGCTAAATGTGTCACTTGTTAATTCTACATCAATATTGAACAGCAAGGTTAATATTGGAACAGTTTCCGGACCCGGTACACAAGGATATTATGCCGGCTATATGCAATTGGCACCGGATGATAAAATTTATATTGCATCGTTTGATGATAATTTTCTAGGCGTTATCAATAACCCAAATGCACAGGGCAATGCAGCATTGTTGGTTGATAATGGTTTTTATTTGCCTGGGGCTGTATGTAATGTTGGAATTTGCAGAAGTGTTTCAAATTATTGTGAGGAGACAGCTGTCAGCGAGTTTGCTTATCAAAATTCGGTGAGTCTGTACTCGCTTACCGAGCCAACAAGTTTAGTTTTAAAAAACAATAGCCACACAACTTTAAGCAAGCTGACATTAAAAATTTACAACGCTTTGGGTCAGGAAGTATATGATGAAAAAATTGAACAGTTGAATTCTTCCTATTTAGTAAACTGTCATCTCCAAGGCAGCATATATTTTGTCTCACTGGAAAATCAAAAAGCTTATTTCAGATTTAAAATTTTATTAAATTAA